One stretch of Castor canadensis chromosome 14, mCasCan1.hap1v2, whole genome shotgun sequence DNA includes these proteins:
- the Trim75 gene encoding tripartite motif-containing protein 75 yields the protein MEVTAALARLQAESKCPICLDDLTDPVTIECGHNFCRSCIQQTWADLQEMFPCPVCRHPCEEGYFRSNTQLGRMIEIAKQLHISRGKRKRQEKTNLCEKHKEVLTLFCEEDLELLCPLCTRLSDHQLHHVMTIEKAASHHRVKLRSYIKPLKKQLQSVQQLITIQNKKPLELREKVEKQRQKLLSEFKYLNQFLEQEQQAAFSRLAAEEKNIEQKLRENIADFSNYVHTLKSLLSKVAEHRVLSEVELLSEIKHFYKKSDSEVSPPIFSVHLRREACNFPPQFSALQRIIREFNEDVILDPETAHPNLLVSKNKTCVRYSKRKQKVSNLSKRFTAHPVVLGSPDFESGRHFWEVQVGDKAEWAIGICKGYLSSRARRSSIPQGCWRLVLRDSGYEAPGADPAPLQLEVRARRVGMFLDYELGELSFYCMPEKSHICTFRDTFFGPLRPYFYVGPDSEPLKIRAETNSE from the coding sequence ATGGAGGTGACAGCAGCCTTGGCAAGACTTCAGGCCGAATCCAAGTGTCCCATCTGTCTGGATGACCTGACAGACCCTGTCACCATTGAATGTGGACACAACTTCTGTCGCTCCTGCATCCAACAGACCTGGGCAGATCTGCAGGAAATGTTCCCTTGTCCTGTCTGTCGTCACCCCTGTGAAGAGGGCTACTTCAGGAGCAACACCCAGCTGGGAAGAATGATCGAAATTGCCAAGCAACTCCACATCAGCAGGGGtaagaggaagaggcaggaaaagACAAACCTGTGTGAGAAGCACAAAGAGGTCCTGACCCTTTTCTGTGAGGAGGACCTGGAGCTGCTGTGTCCCCTGTGCACCAGGCTCTCTGATCACCAGCTCCATCATGTGATGACCATTGAGAAGGCTGCCTCTCATCACAGGGTCAAGCTCCGTAGTTACATCAAACCCCTGAAGAAGCAGCTGCAAAGTGTTCAACAATTAATAACCATCCAAAACAAGAAACCCCTGGAGCTGAGAGAGAAGGTAGAAAAGCAGAGGCAGAAATTATTGTCTGAATTTAAATATCTGAACCAATTTTTAGAACAGGAACAGCAGGCAGCTTTCTCCAGGTTAGcagcagaagagaaaaacattgaacagaaactcagagaaaaTATAGCAGACTTTTCGAACTATGTTCACACACTCAAAAGCCTGCTGAGCAAGGTGGCAGAGCATAGGGTGCTGTCGGAAGTGGAGTTGCTCTCAGAAATTAAACATTTCTACAAGAAATCCGATAGTGAGGTTAGCCCACCaatcttttcagttcatttaagGAGAGAAGCCTGCAATTTTCCTCCCCAGTTTTCTGCCCTGCAAAGAATTATAAGGGAATTTAATGAAGATGTCATTCTAGATCCTGAAACAGCCCATCCTAACCTGCTTGTGTCCAAGAATAAAACATGCGTGAGATAttcaaagagaaagcaaaaggtTTCTAATCTTTCAAAAAGGTTTACAGCCCACCCTGTTGTTCTGGGTTCCCCAGATTTTGAGTCTGGAAGACATTTCTGGGAGGTGCAAGTGGGGGACAAGGCTGAGTGGGCAATCGGCATCTGCAAAGGCTACCTGTCCTCAAGAGCCCGACGTTCATCGATCCCGCAGGGGTGCTGGAGGCTCGTGCTGCGCGACAGTGGCTATGAAGCCCCTGGTGCTGATCCCGCCCCTCTGCAGCTGGAAGTGAGAGCTAGAAGAGTCGGCATGTTCCTGGACTACGAGCTGGGGGAGCTGTCCTTTTACTGCATGCCCGAGAAGTCTCACATCTGCACATTCAGGGACACTTTCTTTGGACCTCTTCGGCCTTATTTCTATGTAGGACCTGATTCAGAACCCCTTAAAATCCGTGCAGAAACAAACAGTGAGTGA
- the Tmem192 gene encoding transmembrane protein 192 — MAAGSRMEDSSLDIIQSIEDDALLDARLLPQPSLQTHFRPRFHPLPTVIMANILFFIQVVFVTLAFLTGVLCTLDNPNDDKCPGNYTNPLKVQTVIILGKVVLWILHLLLERYIQHHHSKARNRGYHRIYRSTRHLKSLTVMIHSTGNAILLLVLCIQHSFPDFSTVYLVLILATLVLELICFLAWLLPYAVKIGRFNRAKPQPDVLEEEKLYAYPSSITSETGFRSISSLEEIVEKQGDIIVYLKRHNALLSKRLLALTCSDLGSHA; from the exons ATGGCGGCGGGGAGCAGGATGGAGGAC AGTTCCCTGGACATCATACAGAGTATCGAAGATGATGCGCTTCTGGATGCCCGGCTTCTCCCACAGCCCTCTCTACAAACTCACTTTAGACCCAGATTCCATCCCCTTCCCACAGTCATCATGGCAAACATTCTCTTCTTCATACAG GTTGTCTTTGTTACTTTAGCATTTTTAACAGGTGTGCTCTGTACATTGGATAATCCAAATGATGACAAGTGCCCAGGAAATTACACAAACCCACTGAAAGTTCAGACGGTCATAATCCTTGGAAAAGTTGTTCTGTGGATTCTACATTTACTCCTCGAGCGCTACATCCAGCATCACCACAGCAAGGCAAGAAACCGAGGCTACCACCGGATATACCGATCCACAAGGCATCTCAAAAGTCTCACCGTAATGATCCACTCCACGG GCAATGCCATACTTCTCCTGGTGTTGTGCATACAGCATTCTTTCCCAGACTTCAGCACTGTGTACCTTGTCCTCATTCTGGCCACCCTGGTCCTGGAACTGATCTGTTTCCTGGCCTGGCTGCTCCCGTATGCAG TGAAAATTGGAAGGTTTAATAGAGCCAAACCACAGCCAGATGTACTTGAAGAAGAAAAGCTCTATGCTTACCCCAGCAGTATTACCTCAGAGACTGGATTCAG GTCTATTTCAAGCCTGGAAGAAATTGTTGAAAAGCAAGGAGACATAATAGTGTATCTGAAGCGACACAACGCCCTGTTGAGTAAGAGGTTGCTGGCGCTCACCTGCTCTGACCTAGGCTCACACGCGTGA